In Sphingobium sp. B2D3C, a genomic segment contains:
- a CDS encoding SDR family NAD(P)-dependent oxidoreductase yields MKNAPDLTGKTALVTGGTRGLGLGLARALGRQGAKLVLVGRDPDTGAKAVAALAAEGIDAQAVAADVSDGAGLRDAVAPLGAIDLLVCVAGVGVPRRPVWEATPEDYRACFDINVLGVMNAMAAVMPSMVERGEGRVVAIGGTYGHKGNAGFAIYSASKWALRGLVKSAALDAAPYGVRVNLISPGGVEGERLSRMFRESAQRNGEPEDAPLKRFLATTVLGRLVTEEDVAAALFHLVGPAGNMITGQDIVVDAGTVI; encoded by the coding sequence ATGAAGAATGCCCCCGATCTGACCGGAAAGACCGCTCTGGTGACCGGCGGAACGCGTGGCCTCGGCCTTGGCCTGGCACGGGCGCTGGGGCGGCAAGGTGCAAAGCTGGTTCTGGTCGGTCGCGATCCTGACACCGGCGCGAAGGCCGTCGCCGCGCTCGCCGCGGAAGGCATCGATGCACAGGCCGTTGCGGCAGATGTCTCCGACGGAGCCGGTTTGCGCGATGCCGTCGCACCACTTGGCGCCATCGATCTTCTGGTCTGCGTGGCCGGTGTGGGCGTGCCGCGCCGTCCCGTGTGGGAGGCGACACCGGAAGACTATCGCGCCTGCTTCGATATCAATGTGCTGGGCGTGATGAATGCCATGGCTGCCGTGATGCCCAGCATGGTGGAACGGGGCGAAGGCCGCGTGGTCGCCATTGGCGGGACCTATGGCCATAAGGGCAACGCCGGCTTTGCCATATATTCGGCGTCCAAATGGGCTCTGCGCGGCCTCGTCAAATCCGCCGCGCTCGATGCCGCGCCTTATGGCGTGCGGGTCAACCTCATCTCTCCGGGCGGCGTGGAGGGCGAGCGCCTGTCGCGCATGTTCCGTGAATCCGCGCAGCGCAATGGCGAGCCGGAGGACGCGCCGCTCAAGCGCTTCCTCGCCACCACGGTGCTGGGCCGTCTCGTCACCGAGGAAGATGTCGCAGCGGCGCTCTTCCATCTTGTCGGGCCGGCAGGCAACATGATCACCGGGCAGGACATCGTCGTGGATGCCGGCACCGTCATCTAA
- the metC gene encoding cystathionine beta-lyase, translated as MADLKGFHRDTQALHAGRNPEANFGVVNPPVYHCSTVLFESVEALLETRRDRASGAFEGFTYGREGTATTRAFEDAITLLEGGYRGITTSCGLGAICASLTAFLSAGDHLLIVDSLYGPARDFCESFLRKFGVEVTYYRPDVGAGIVDLFQPNTRVVYMESPGSLTFEITDVPAITAECRARGIWTIFDNTWGSPVNFRPLEHGVDVSINAATKYISGHSDLMLGIAVTTEAAFIPVKKTASASGYCGGPDDIYMAMRGLRTLPLRMKQHHASGHAIAQWLQARPEVHRVMHPALPDDPGHAIWKRDYDGASGLFGFVLEACSEAQFAAFMDHMDLFKLGYSWGGYESLVVPTYPNTLRSATEWSAPGPAVRIHVGLEAVEDLIADLERGFARLHAAA; from the coding sequence ATGGCCGATCTCAAGGGCTTCCATCGCGACACGCAGGCACTGCACGCCGGGCGCAATCCGGAAGCCAATTTTGGCGTCGTCAATCCGCCGGTCTACCACTGCTCCACGGTCCTGTTCGAGTCCGTCGAGGCGCTGCTGGAAACGCGGCGGGACCGGGCCTCGGGCGCGTTCGAGGGCTTCACCTATGGACGCGAGGGCACCGCGACCACACGCGCGTTCGAGGATGCGATCACCCTGCTGGAAGGTGGCTATCGCGGCATCACGACGAGTTGCGGCCTCGGCGCGATCTGTGCTTCGCTCACGGCCTTCCTCTCCGCTGGAGATCATCTGCTGATCGTGGACAGCCTCTACGGCCCGGCGCGCGATTTCTGCGAAAGCTTTCTGCGCAAGTTCGGGGTCGAGGTGACCTACTACCGTCCGGACGTCGGCGCCGGCATTGTCGATCTCTTCCAGCCGAACACTCGCGTCGTCTATATGGAGAGCCCCGGCTCGCTCACCTTCGAGATAACGGATGTGCCGGCCATCACCGCGGAGTGCCGCGCGCGGGGCATCTGGACGATCTTCGACAACACCTGGGGGTCGCCGGTTAATTTCCGTCCCCTCGAACATGGCGTGGACGTGTCGATCAATGCCGCGACCAAATATATTTCCGGCCATTCCGATCTGATGCTCGGCATTGCGGTGACGACCGAAGCAGCCTTCATTCCGGTCAAGAAAACGGCTTCGGCCTCGGGCTATTGCGGCGGGCCGGACGATATCTACATGGCGATGCGCGGTCTGCGCACCCTGCCACTGCGGATGAAGCAGCATCACGCCTCCGGTCATGCTATCGCGCAATGGCTGCAGGCTCGGCCGGAGGTTCACCGGGTGATGCATCCCGCGCTCCCGGATGATCCCGGTCATGCGATCTGGAAACGCGACTATGACGGCGCTTCAGGCCTGTTCGGCTTCGTCCTGGAAGCATGCAGCGAGGCACAGTTCGCGGCTTTCATGGACCATATGGATCTCTTCAAGCTCGGCTATTCCTGGGGCGGCTATGAGAGCCTCGTGGTGCCGACCTATCCCAACACGCTGCGCTCGGCGACCGAGTGGTCCGCGCCTGGCCCGGCTGTGCGCATCCATGTCGGTCTCGAGGCGGTCGAGGATCTCATCGCCGATCTTGAGCGCGGCTTCGCCCGGCTTCATGCCGCAGCCTGA
- a CDS encoding DUF3830 family protein, translating to MTLIDITAGPFSFVAKLEEELAPVTAARFKAMLPYDEKLIHVRWSGEGVWIPLGDATYDLPWENPTRYPAPGQFIFYPGGYSECEILLAYGGVAFASKLGPLAGIHFLTIIEGLEHLPELGRTVLWEGAQSVSFRVRG from the coding sequence ATGACCCTGATCGACATTACCGCCGGCCCGTTCAGCTTCGTCGCCAAGCTGGAAGAAGAGCTGGCGCCCGTGACCGCCGCGCGCTTCAAGGCAATGCTGCCTTATGACGAAAAGCTGATTCACGTCCGCTGGAGCGGTGAGGGCGTGTGGATTCCGCTTGGCGATGCAACATACGATCTGCCCTGGGAAAACCCGACGCGCTATCCGGCTCCGGGCCAGTTCATCTTCTACCCCGGCGGCTACAGCGAATGCGAGATCCTGCTCGCTTATGGCGGCGTGGCCTTTGCCAGCAAGCTGGGGCCGCTGGCGGGCATCCATTTCCTCACGATCATCGAAGGACTGGAGCATCTGCCCGAACTCGGCCGCACCGTCTTGTGGGAAGGCGCCCAATCCGTCAGCTTCCGGGTGAGGGGCTGA
- a CDS encoding aldehyde dehydrogenase family protein: MAPRIEKLLIDGQWTEASGGETFETINPADGSLLAHIARGTAQDVDRAVAAARAAFEQAPWSRFSPVDRQALLMRLADLLERDAEHFARLDTLEMGSPIRHTRGSVAMLVDLLRYFAGIARSIEGTTNAPSDPGLFACTIKEPVGVCGAIIPWNGPLWASVLKLGPVLASGCTLVLKPAEDASLAPLRLAELALEAGVPDGVFNVVTGFGTEAGAALATHPGVDKIAFTGSVETGQQIIRASAGNLKRLSLELGGKSPNIVFADANLEAAARAAVGAAFANSGQVCSAGTRLFVERPVHRAFAAEVARIAADLKIGDGLDPQTDLGPLVSARQLSRVSTHMEDALAEGAQALSGGARLSGADYDQGFFFPPTVLVNAHDEMRAVREEIFGPILATLPFDSEDEVIARANATQFGLGAGVWTSSVGRAHRLSRALKAGSVWVNCYNRIDPAVPSGGVKASGQGREYGRQHVEEHFQLKSVWIDTAV, from the coding sequence ATGGCGCCGCGCATCGAAAAGCTCCTGATCGACGGCCAGTGGACGGAGGCGAGCGGCGGCGAGACGTTCGAGACGATCAACCCTGCCGACGGCAGCCTGCTGGCTCATATCGCGCGCGGTACGGCGCAGGATGTCGACCGCGCTGTGGCCGCTGCGCGCGCGGCGTTCGAGCAGGCGCCATGGTCGCGCTTCTCTCCTGTCGACCGACAGGCGTTATTGATGCGCCTTGCCGACCTGCTTGAGCGCGACGCCGAGCATTTCGCGCGGCTCGATACACTGGAAATGGGCTCCCCCATCCGCCACACGCGCGGATCGGTGGCGATGCTCGTCGATCTGCTGCGCTATTTCGCCGGCATTGCCCGTTCAATCGAAGGTACGACCAACGCCCCTTCCGATCCCGGCTTGTTCGCCTGTACCATCAAGGAGCCGGTCGGGGTTTGCGGCGCGATCATCCCCTGGAACGGCCCACTCTGGGCTTCCGTGCTCAAGCTTGGTCCAGTGCTCGCGAGTGGCTGCACGCTGGTTCTCAAGCCTGCCGAAGATGCCAGCCTCGCGCCGCTGCGCCTTGCCGAACTGGCGCTGGAAGCCGGCGTGCCGGATGGTGTGTTCAATGTGGTCACCGGCTTCGGCACGGAGGCCGGCGCCGCCCTCGCCACGCATCCCGGCGTCGACAAGATCGCCTTCACCGGATCGGTGGAGACCGGCCAGCAGATCATCCGCGCCTCTGCCGGCAATCTCAAGCGCCTGTCGCTGGAGCTGGGGGGCAAGTCGCCCAACATCGTCTTTGCCGATGCCAATCTCGAAGCCGCAGCGCGGGCCGCAGTCGGTGCCGCCTTTGCCAATTCCGGTCAGGTGTGCAGCGCCGGCACAAGGCTGTTCGTCGAGCGCCCGGTGCATCGCGCGTTCGCCGCCGAGGTCGCGCGCATCGCAGCCGATCTCAAGATCGGCGATGGCCTCGATCCGCAGACCGATCTCGGCCCGCTCGTGTCGGCGCGGCAGCTAAGCCGGGTTTCTACGCATATGGAGGATGCGCTGGCCGAGGGCGCTCAGGCCCTGTCCGGCGGCGCGCGACTTTCCGGCGCGGATTATGATCAGGGCTTTTTCTTCCCGCCCACGGTGCTGGTCAATGCGCATGACGAGATGCGCGCGGTGCGGGAGGAAATTTTCGGCCCCATCCTCGCCACGCTCCCCTTCGATAGCGAGGATGAGGTCATCGCCCGCGCCAATGCGACGCAATTCGGCCTTGGCGCGGGCGTGTGGACGAGCAGCGTCGGCCGTGCGCATCGCCTGTCGCGCGCGCTCAAGGCCGGCTCGGTGTGGGTGAACTGCTATAACCGCATTGATCCTGCCGTGCCCTCCGGGGGCGTCAAGGCCAGCGGTCAGGGCCGGGAATATGGTCGACAGCATGTCGAGGAGCATTTCCAGCTCAAGTCCGTCTGGATCGATACGGCGGTCTGA
- a CDS encoding urease accessory protein UreD: protein MLQAVPSYLRSHGTLSLRFEQRAGKTVLRRRQEGGCLRVRVPRGPAVEAVVINTSGGLCGGDSIDQRVAWAEDTASLLTTQAAEKVYGSTGPACTVATRLHVGPRASAEWLPQETILFDGARLERMTDIALEADAALLWCESVVFGRLARGEQCSTGQLLDRVRVRRGGALIYADALALGKAPAAQLSRPALGNGALASAVLLAIGGDALTRLDAVRAALEDHPDVLAGASLWNGILAVRLLARDPPALRRCLAASLKLLRGRPDLPGLWRC, encoded by the coding sequence GTGCTGCAGGCCGTCCCCTCCTACCTTCGTAGCCATGGGACGCTTTCGCTGCGCTTCGAGCAACGCGCCGGCAAGACGGTGTTGCGCCGCCGGCAGGAGGGCGGCTGCCTGCGTGTGCGCGTGCCGCGCGGCCCGGCAGTCGAGGCGGTGGTCATTAACACATCCGGCGGCCTGTGCGGCGGAGACAGCATCGACCAGCGCGTGGCGTGGGCCGAGGATACCGCATCGCTGCTGACCACGCAGGCCGCCGAGAAGGTCTATGGCAGCACCGGCCCCGCCTGCACCGTTGCCACGCGCCTTCATGTCGGTCCCCGCGCCAGCGCAGAGTGGCTGCCGCAGGAAACCATCCTGTTCGATGGCGCCCGGCTGGAGCGCATGACCGACATCGCATTGGAGGCCGACGCTGCTTTGCTCTGGTGCGAATCCGTCGTGTTCGGCCGCCTCGCACGCGGCGAGCAGTGCTCGACGGGCCAGCTGCTCGATCGCGTTCGGGTCCGCCGCGGCGGCGCGCTGATCTATGCCGATGCTCTGGCCCTTGGCAAGGCGCCGGCTGCCCAGCTCAGTCGCCCGGCGTTGGGCAATGGCGCCCTTGCCAGCGCGGTGCTGCTGGCCATTGGCGGTGATGCGCTCACCCGCCTCGATGCGGTACGGGCCGCGCTGGAGGATCATCCCGATGTGCTGGCCGGCGCAAGCCTGTGGAACGGCATCCTTGCCGTCCGACTGCTCGCTCGGGATCCGCCGGCGCTGCGTCGCTGTCTGGCGGCATCGCTCAAATTGCTGCGGGGCCGGCCCGATCTGCCCGGTCTGTGGAGGTGCTGA
- a CDS encoding urease subunit gamma produces MQLTPREKDKLLLSVAAMVARRRLERGVKLNYPEAIALISDFVLEGARDGRSVADLMEAGAHVLTREQVMPGIAEMIPDVQIEATFPDGTKLVTVHDPIR; encoded by the coding sequence ATGCAATTGACACCCAGAGAGAAGGACAAGCTGCTGCTCTCCGTCGCTGCCATGGTGGCGCGGCGGCGGCTGGAGCGCGGGGTGAAGCTCAATTATCCCGAGGCCATCGCCCTGATCAGCGACTTCGTGCTGGAAGGCGCGCGGGACGGCCGCAGCGTCGCCGATCTCATGGAGGCCGGCGCGCACGTTCTCACCCGTGAGCAGGTGATGCCGGGCATCGCCGAGATGATCCCTGATGTGCAGATCGAAGCGACTTTTCCCGACGGCACGAAACTGGTGACAGTCCATGACCCGATCCGCTGA
- a CDS encoding urease subunit beta, whose product MIPGELLPADGELELNAGRPMLRLTVANTGDRPVQVGSHYHFAETNPALDFDRAAARGHRLDIPSGTAVRFEPGQSRDVDLVPVAGARTVIGFRQDVMGALD is encoded by the coding sequence ATGATTCCCGGCGAACTTCTCCCCGCCGATGGCGAATTGGAGCTGAATGCCGGTCGTCCCATGCTGCGGCTAACCGTCGCCAACACCGGCGACCGACCGGTGCAGGTCGGCAGCCATTATCATTTCGCCGAGACCAACCCGGCGCTCGATTTCGACCGTGCTGCCGCGCGCGGGCACCGGCTGGATATTCCCTCCGGCACGGCCGTGCGCTTCGAGCCCGGGCAGAGCCGCGACGTCGATCTGGTGCCGGTGGCCGGCGCGCGCACGGTCATCGGCTTTCGGCAGGACGTGATGGGAGCACTGGACTGA
- the ureC gene encoding urease subunit alpha yields MAYRMTRAAYADMYGPTTGDRLRLADTDLIIRIEHDLTDYGEEVKFGGGKVIRDGMGQSQVTRASGAADTVITNAVVLDWTGIYKADIALRDGRIAAIGKAGNPDIQPGVDIVIGPGTEIIAGEGKILTAGGVDAHIHFICPQQVEEAIASGVTTMIGGGTGPATGTNATTCTPGPWHIERMLMAAEGLPVNLGFAGKGNASQPDGLIEQIRAGACALKLHEDWGTTPAAIDCCLSVADAMDIQVMIHTDTLNESGFVEDTIAAFAGRTIHAFHTEGAGGGHAPDIIRLAGLAHVIPSSTNPTMPFTVNTIDEHLDMLMVCHHLDPSIPEDLAFAESRIRKETIAAEDILHDLGALSIISSDSQAMGRVGEVITRTWQTAHKMKRQRGPLTGDDAQADNARAKRYVAKYTINPALAQGLAHEVGSVEVGKLADLVLWHPAFFGAKPELVIKGGMIVHAMMGDANASIPTPQPVHARPMFGSYGRAMAASCITFVSAAALETDPAARLGLSRTLSAVRATRSIGKRDMKLNDALPHIEVNPETYEVRADGELLACEPAYELPLAQRYFLY; encoded by the coding sequence ATGGCATATCGCATGACCCGCGCGGCCTATGCCGACATGTATGGCCCCACCACCGGCGATCGCCTGCGCCTCGCCGATACCGATCTTATCATCCGCATCGAACACGACCTCACCGACTATGGCGAGGAGGTAAAGTTCGGCGGCGGCAAGGTCATCCGCGATGGCATGGGCCAGAGCCAGGTCACCCGCGCTTCCGGGGCGGCCGATACCGTCATCACCAATGCCGTGGTGCTGGACTGGACCGGCATCTACAAGGCGGACATCGCGCTGCGCGATGGGCGCATCGCCGCCATAGGCAAGGCCGGCAATCCGGACATCCAGCCGGGCGTCGATATCGTCATCGGCCCTGGCACGGAGATCATTGCAGGTGAGGGCAAGATCCTCACCGCTGGCGGCGTCGATGCCCATATTCACTTCATCTGCCCGCAGCAGGTGGAGGAGGCTATCGCCAGCGGCGTCACCACCATGATCGGCGGCGGCACCGGCCCGGCGACCGGCACAAACGCCACCACCTGCACCCCCGGCCCCTGGCATATCGAGCGGATGCTGATGGCCGCCGAGGGCTTGCCGGTGAACCTCGGCTTTGCCGGCAAGGGCAATGCCAGCCAGCCCGATGGCCTCATTGAGCAGATCCGCGCCGGCGCCTGCGCACTGAAGCTGCATGAGGACTGGGGCACCACGCCTGCGGCGATCGACTGCTGCCTGAGCGTCGCGGATGCGATGGACATTCAGGTCATGATCCACACCGACACGCTTAACGAGAGCGGATTCGTAGAGGATACGATCGCCGCCTTCGCCGGGCGCACGATCCACGCCTTCCACACCGAGGGTGCAGGCGGCGGCCACGCGCCGGACATCATCCGCCTCGCCGGGTTGGCGCATGTGATCCCGTCGTCAACGAACCCGACCATGCCCTTCACGGTCAACACCATCGACGAGCATCTCGACATGCTGATGGTGTGCCATCATCTCGATCCGTCGATCCCGGAGGACCTCGCCTTTGCCGAGAGCCGGATTCGCAAGGAGACGATTGCGGCCGAGGACATCCTGCACGACCTCGGCGCGCTTTCGATCATCTCGTCGGACAGTCAGGCGATGGGCCGCGTGGGCGAGGTCATTACCCGCACCTGGCAGACCGCGCACAAGATGAAACGCCAGCGCGGTCCGCTTACCGGCGACGATGCGCAGGCGGACAACGCACGGGCGAAGCGCTATGTCGCCAAATACACCATCAACCCCGCGCTGGCGCAGGGCCTCGCGCATGAGGTCGGCTCGGTCGAGGTCGGCAAGCTGGCCGATTTGGTGCTGTGGCATCCGGCGTTCTTTGGCGCCAAGCCGGAGCTGGTGATCAAGGGCGGCATGATCGTCCATGCGATGATGGGCGATGCCAATGCCTCCATTCCCACGCCGCAGCCCGTTCATGCCCGGCCGATGTTCGGCAGCTATGGCCGCGCCATGGCGGCGAGTTGCATCACCTTCGTGAGCGCCGCCGCGCTTGAGACCGATCCTGCCGCACGCCTCGGTCTCTCGCGGACGCTCAGCGCGGTGCGCGCCACCCGCAGCATCGGCAAGCGCGACATGAAGCTCAACGACGCGCTGCCGCATATCGAGGTCAATCCCGAGACCTATGAGGTACGGGCGGATGGCGAATTGCTGGCCTGCGAGCCTGCGTACGAGTTGCCCCTCGCCCAACGCTACTTCCTCTATTGA
- a CDS encoding urease accessory protein UreE — MLRITAIQPGHSHDATDTVLLDHDQRRRRRIVYRTQAGRAILLDQPNVVHLRHGDGLLLDDGTLVAVKALPERLTAITAPDLPALVRIAWHLGNRHLPTQLDGERLLIREDHVIAHMVEGLGGTCQAVEAAFDPEGGAYEGAPGHAHAHDHGRDHHSHGDHHHDHHHHHRHG; from the coding sequence ATGCTCCGTATCACCGCCATCCAGCCCGGCCACAGCCATGACGCCACCGACACAGTGCTGCTCGATCATGACCAGCGCCGCCGCCGCCGCATCGTCTATCGTACGCAGGCTGGCCGCGCGATCCTGCTCGATCAGCCCAATGTCGTCCATCTGCGCCATGGCGATGGGCTGCTGCTGGACGATGGCACGCTTGTCGCCGTCAAGGCACTCCCCGAGCGACTCACCGCCATCACCGCCCCGGACCTCCCCGCGCTGGTGCGCATCGCCTGGCATCTGGGCAACCGCCATCTGCCGACCCAACTCGATGGCGAACGGCTGCTGATCCGCGAGGATCATGTCATCGCGCATATGGTCGAGGGGCTGGGTGGCACGTGCCAGGCGGTCGAAGCCGCGTTCGATCCCGAAGGTGGCGCCTATGAGGGTGCGCCCGGCCATGCTCACGCCCACGATCACGGTCGCGATCATCACAGTCACGGGGATCACCACCACGACCATCACCATCATCACCGCCATGGATGA
- a CDS encoding urease accessory protein UreF, which translates to MLTPTITVAIITVTGITTTTITIITAMDDGALFDLLSWMSPAWPIGAFAHSGGIEWAVEAGHVISRDTTVAWIGDLLEHGPLFNEAIFFLHALRAAQASDAARLTEVAELAVAAQSGFERHLETTAQGAAFRRIALQSTQPSAFASLIAHVPDGALAYPVAAGCLFGCQGISERQGLVAYLHGCAANLVSAAQRLVPLGQTDGQQALLALREPIRALAAEVMALPDSDPFLALRGCTLVAEIGCMAHETQYTRLFRT; encoded by the coding sequence ATGCTCACGCCCACGATCACGGTCGCGATCATCACAGTCACGGGGATCACCACCACGACCATCACCATCATCACCGCCATGGATGACGGCGCGCTCTTCGATCTGCTGAGCTGGATGTCGCCCGCCTGGCCCATCGGCGCCTTTGCGCATTCGGGCGGCATCGAGTGGGCGGTTGAGGCGGGGCATGTCATCAGCCGCGACACCACCGTCGCGTGGATCGGCGACTTACTGGAGCACGGCCCGCTGTTCAACGAGGCGATATTCTTCCTCCACGCCCTTCGCGCCGCGCAGGCCAGCGATGCAGCGCGGCTGACCGAGGTGGCCGAACTGGCGGTTGCCGCCCAGAGCGGCTTCGAGCGCCATCTGGAAACGACGGCGCAAGGTGCGGCCTTTCGCCGCATCGCGCTGCAGTCGACGCAGCCTTCCGCCTTTGCATCGCTGATCGCCCATGTGCCGGATGGCGCGCTCGCCTATCCGGTAGCGGCGGGCTGTCTGTTCGGCTGCCAGGGCATATCGGAGAGGCAAGGTCTTGTGGCCTATCTCCATGGCTGCGCCGCCAATCTCGTTTCCGCCGCCCAGCGGCTCGTGCCGCTCGGTCAGACCGATGGCCAGCAAGCCCTGCTTGCCCTGCGCGAGCCGATCCGTGCGCTGGCAGCGGAGGTGATGGCGCTGCCCGACAGCGATCCCTTCCTCGCCCTGCGCGGCTGCACGCTCGTCGCCGAGATCGGCTGCATGGCGCATGAAACCCAATATACGAGGTTGTTCAGGACATGA
- the ureG gene encoding urease accessory protein UreG, with the protein MEQDGAMQAQTTGALRVGIGGPVGSGKTALMDALCKSLRERYRIAAITNDIYTREDAEFLTRAGSLEPERILGVETGGCPHTAIREDASMNLAAVDTLEKRFPGLQLVLIESGGDNLAATFSPELADLTIYVIDVSAGDKIPRKGGPGITRSDLLVINKIDLAPHVGASLEVMDRDARKMRGQRPFVFANVRAGQGVAEIEAFIIEHGGLNG; encoded by the coding sequence ATGGAACAGGATGGCGCCATGCAGGCGCAGACCACCGGCGCCCTGCGCGTCGGCATTGGCGGGCCGGTTGGCTCGGGCAAGACGGCGCTGATGGACGCGCTCTGTAAATCGCTGCGCGAGCGCTATCGGATCGCCGCCATCACCAACGACATCTACACGCGCGAGGATGCCGAGTTCCTCACCCGCGCCGGCTCGCTGGAGCCTGAACGCATTCTTGGCGTCGAGACCGGGGGCTGCCCGCATACCGCGATCCGCGAGGATGCTTCGATGAACCTGGCGGCGGTGGACACGCTGGAAAAGCGCTTCCCGGGCCTGCAACTGGTGCTGATCGAGAGCGGCGGTGACAATCTTGCCGCCACCTTCAGTCCCGAGCTGGCGGACCTGACGATCTACGTCATCGACGTGTCGGCGGGCGACAAGATTCCACGCAAGGGCGGGCCGGGCATCACGCGCTCGGACCTGCTCGTGATCAACAAAATCGATCTCGCGCCCCATGTCGGTGCCAGCCTTGAGGTGATGGACCGGGATGCGCGCAAGATGCGCGGACAGCGCCCGTTCGTCTTCGCCAATGTGCGGGCCGGCCAGGGCGTCGCGGAGATCGAGGCATTCATCATCGAACATGGAGGGCTGAACGGATGA
- a CDS encoding HupE/UreJ family protein, with amino-acid sequence MIRHFKTALVAMIALMLPAAAQAHPGHEVASPLVSGLLHPLTGADHLVAMVMVGLWGGMLAGRAKWAAPAAFVGAMVIGFGYALLGQPAGLAEGGILLSILLLGLALALRLKVSWAVAAAVTGAFGFVHGMAHGLEAPAGDVATFAFGFIGATAALHALGVVIGSRVPVQALRAMGTVGAGFAVFLLAA; translated from the coding sequence ATGATCAGACATTTCAAAACGGCGCTCGTCGCCATGATCGCGCTGATGCTGCCGGCGGCGGCACAGGCACATCCCGGCCATGAGGTCGCCAGTCCGCTGGTCTCGGGCCTGCTGCATCCCCTCACCGGCGCCGATCACCTCGTCGCGATGGTCATGGTCGGACTGTGGGGCGGCATGTTGGCGGGCCGCGCGAAATGGGCCGCACCTGCCGCCTTCGTGGGCGCGATGGTGATCGGCTTTGGCTATGCGCTGCTCGGCCAACCAGCCGGCCTTGCCGAAGGCGGCATTCTGCTCTCCATCCTCCTGCTTGGTCTGGCGCTGGCCCTTCGACTGAAGGTCTCATGGGCTGTCGCGGCGGCAGTGACGGGTGCTTTCGGCTTTGTGCACGGCATGGCGCATGGTCTCGAGGCTCCGGCTGGGGACGTCGCCACATTCGCGTTCGGCTTTATCGGGGCGACGGCCGCGCTGCACGCGCTGGGCGTCGTGATCGGAAGCCGCGTTCCCGTACAGGCCTTGCGGGCGATGGGTACGGTGGGCGCCGGTTTCGCGGTGTTCCTGCTCGCGGCCTGA
- a CDS encoding TIGR00730 family Rossman fold protein: MSQPKRDIRTVAVFCGSNPGLGDTYERAAADLGAALARRGIGIVYGGTHKGLMGILADAALAGGGHVHGVINQRLFDRGHLHPSLSLHEIVESMGIRKERMLSVADACIALPGGIGTLEEFMEAWTLNQLGEIDKPVGLYNVGGFHEPFMTFIDTMIGQKFLPPEHRDGIVVEGEPDALIDALIAFEKPDVPKWL, from the coding sequence ATGAGCCAGCCAAAGCGCGACATCCGTACCGTTGCCGTCTTCTGCGGATCCAATCCGGGCCTTGGTGACACCTATGAACGCGCGGCGGCCGATCTGGGCGCAGCGCTGGCGCGGCGGGGCATCGGGATCGTCTATGGCGGCACGCACAAAGGGTTGATGGGCATCCTGGCCGATGCCGCGCTGGCGGGCGGCGGCCATGTCCACGGCGTGATCAACCAGCGGCTGTTCGATCGGGGGCACCTGCACCCCAGTCTCTCCCTGCACGAGATCGTGGAGTCGATGGGTATCCGCAAGGAGCGGATGCTCAGCGTCGCGGATGCCTGTATCGCCCTGCCGGGCGGCATCGGCACGCTGGAGGAGTTCATGGAGGCCTGGACGCTCAACCAGCTTGGCGAGATCGACAAGCCGGTCGGCCTCTACAATGTCGGCGGCTTCCACGAGCCGTTCATGACCTTTATCGACACGATGATCGGGCAGAAATTCCTCCCGCCCGAGCATCGCGACGGCATCGTCGTCGAAGGCGAGCCGGACGCGCTGATCGACGCCCTCATCGCCTTCGAAAAGCCCGACGTGCCGAAGTGGCTCTGA